Proteins encoded together in one Impatiens glandulifera chromosome 1, dImpGla2.1, whole genome shotgun sequence window:
- the LOC124918717 gene encoding ABC transporter B family member 19-like, translating into MADNREQKPMPEAEKKEQSLPFFQLFSFADKYDWLLMISGSIGAVIHGSSMPVFFLLFGQMVNGFGKNQMDLQTMTHEVSKYALYFIYLGLIVCVSSYAEIACWMYTGERQVGTLRNKYLEAVLKQDVGFFDTDARTGDIVFSVSTDTLLVQDAISEKVGNFIHYLSTFLAGLVVGFVSAWRLALLSVAVIPGIAFAGGLYAYTLTGLTSKSRESYANAGVVAEQAIAQVRTVYSYVGESKALNAYSEAIQHTLKLGYKAGMAKGLGLGCTYGIACMSWALVFWYAGVFIRNGQTDGGKAFTAIFSAIVGGMSLGQSFSNLGAFSKGKAAGFKLMEIINQKPTIVQDSSDGKILDEVNGNIKFQSVTFSYPSRPDVIIFRDFSISFPAGKTVAVVGGSGSGKSTVVSLIERFYDPNQGEILLDGFDIKTLELRWLRDQIGLVNQEPALFATTILENILYGKPNASTAEIESAASAANAHSFITLLPNGYNTQVGERGVQLSGGQKQRIAIARAMLKNPKILLLDEATSALDSASENIVQEALDRLTVGRTTIVIAHRLSTIRNVDSISVIQQGLVVETGTHEDLIAKNGAYSSLIRFQEMVGNRELSCGSTRRSRSSRLSHSLSTKSLSLRSGSLRNLSYCYSTGADGRIEMVSNGETDRKNRAPHGYFCRLLKLNGPEWPYSIMGAVGSILSGFIGPTFAIVMSNMIEVFYYTNPQTMERKTKEYVFIYIGAGIYAVVAYLIQHYFFSIMGENLTTRVRRMMLAAILRNEVGWYDEEEHNSSLVAARLATDAADVKSAIAERISVILQNMTSLLTSFIVAFIVEWRVSLLILATFPLLVLANFAQQLSLKGFAGDTAKAHAKTSMIAGEGVSNIRTVAAFNAQEKILSLFCHELRLPQRQSLRRSQTSGILFGLSQLALYSSEALILWYGANLVKKGLSTFSKVIKVFVVLVITANSVAETVSLAPEIIRGGEAVGSVFSILDRQTKIEPDDPESETVESIRGEIELRRVEFVYPSRPDVVVFKDFNLRIRSGHSQALVGSSGSGKSSVIALIERFYDPLSGKVMIDGKDIRKLNLKSLRQKIGLVQQEPVLFAASIFENIAYGKEGATEAEVTEAARAANVHTFVSALPEGYKTPVGERGVQLSGGQKQRIAIARAVLKDPRVLLLDEATSALDAESECVLQEALERLMRGRTTVVVAHRLSTIRGVDNIAVIQDGRIVEQGSHGDLISRPEGAYSRLLQLQHHHI; encoded by the exons ATGGCGGATAACAGAGAGCAGAAACCAATGCCGGAAGCTGAGAAGAAGGAGCAGAGTTTGCCGTTTTTTCAGTTATTCTCCTTCGCTGATAAGTACGATTGGTTACTTATGATCTCTGGTAGCATCGGTGCGGTTATTCACGGCTCCTCCATGCCtgtcttcttcctcctctttggACAAATGGTTAATGGCTTCGGGAAGAACCAGATGGATTTGCAGACAATGACTCATGAAGTCTCCAAG TACGCACTGTATTTCATCTATCTAGGACTGATCGTCTGCGTATCCTCATATGCAG AAATCGCTTGTTGGATGTATACTGGAGAGAGGCAAGTTGGAACTTTAAGGAATAAGTATTTGGAGGCTGTGTTGAAGCAGGACGTCGGTTTCTTTGATACAGATGCTAGAACTGGAGATATCGTCTTCAGCGTTTCAACCGATACTCTGCTCGTACAAGATGCAATCAGTGAGAAG GTTGGGAATTTCATTCATTACTTGTCGACATTTTTGGCCGGACTGGTGGTGGGATTTGTGTCAGCGTGGAGACTTGCATTGCTCAGCGTGGCCGTGATTCCTGGAATTGCTTTCGCCGGAGGCTTGTATGCTTACACTCTCACCGGCCTCACCTCCAAGAGTCGTGAATCTTATGCTAATGCTGGCGTAGTTGCTGAACAG GCAATTGCTCAGGTTAGAACTGTTTACTCGTATGTTGGTGAGAGCAAAGCCTTGAATGCTTATTCAGAAGCTATACAACATACCTTAAAGCTCGGATACAAGGCTGGGATGGCTAAAGGCCTTGGATTAGGATGCACTTACGGAATAGCCTGTATGTCGTGGGCTTTAGTTTTCTGGTATGCCGGTGTTTTTATCAGAAATGGACAGACTGACGGAGGAAAGGCATTCACCGCCATATTCTCCGCCATAGTTGGCGGCAT GAGCTTAGGACAGTCGTTTTCGAATCTTGGTGCGTTTAGCAAAGGTAAAGCTGCTGGTTTCAAGCTTATGGAGATTATCAATCAGAAGCCTACTATAGTTCAAGACTCGTCAGATGGGAAAATCTTGGATGAAGTCAATGGAAATATCAAATTCCAAAGCGTGACCTTCAGTTATCCTTCTCGACCGGATGTGATCATATTTAGGGATTTCTCAATCTCATTCCCTGCTGGAAAGACTGTTGCCGTTGTTGGTGGGAGTGGATCAGGGAAGAGCACTGTTGTCTCATTGATCGAGAGGTTCTATGATCCTAATCAAG GGGAGATTTTGCTTGATGGGTTTGATATCAAGACACTAGAACTAAGATGGTTAAGGGATCAAATCGGTTTAGTGAACCAAGAGCCAGCTCTTTTCGCAACCACCATACTCGAAAACATACTCTACGGAAAGCCCAATGCATCCACAGCCGAAATCGAATCCGCAGCATCAGCAGCCAACGCTCACTCATTCATCACCTTACTCCCAAACGGCTACAACACTCAAGTAGGCGAAAGAGGAGTTCAACTCTCCGGTGGTCAGAAGCAAAGAATCGCAATCGCAAGAGCCAtgttaaaaaacccaaaaatccTCCTACTCGACGAAGCCACAAGCGCCCTCGACTCTGCCTCCGAAAACATAGTCCAAGAAGCCCTCGACCGTCTCACAGTAGGCCGAACAACAATCGTGATCGCACACCGCCTCTCAACAATAAGAAACGTGGACTCGATTTCGGTCATCCAACAAGGACTAGTTGTCGAAACGGGCACCCACGAAGATCTGATCGCGAAAAACGGAGCATATTCCTCGTTAATCCGATTCCAAGAAATGGTGGGGAATCGGGAATTGTCATGCGGTTCGACGAGGCGATCGAGATCGTCGCGTTTGAGTCATTCTTTGTCGACTAAATCGTTAAGCTTACGGTCTGGCAGCTTGAGGAATCTAAGTTATTGTTACAGCACTGGAGCGGATGGTCGGATTGAGATGGTATCGAATGGTGAGACCGATAGGAAGAACCGAGCGCCTCATGGCTATTTCTGTCGGCTTCTGAAATTAAACGGGCCGGAATGGCCTTATTCTATTATGGGTGCTGTTGGATCGATCCTTTCTGGTTTCATTGGTCCTACTTTTGCTATTGTAATGAGCAATATGATTGAGGTTTTCTACTATACTAATCCTCAGACCATGGAGAGAAAGACAAAGGAATATGTTTTCATTTATATTGGAGCTGGCATCTATGCTGTCGTTGCCTATTTGATTCAACATTACTTCTTCAGCATCATGGGAGAAAACCTGACCACTAGAGTCAGGAGAATGATGCTTGCAG CCATATTGAGGAATGAAGTGGGATGGTACGACGAAGAGGAGCATAACTCGAGCCTGGTGGCTGCTCGGTTAGCTACAGATGCTGCGGATGTGAAATCGGCTATTGCAGAGAGGATTTCTGTGATACTACAGAATATGACTTCCCTTTTAACTTCCTTCATTGTGGCTTTCATAGTGGAATGGAGGGTCTCCCTTCTCATACTTGCTACCTTTCCTCTTCTTGTCCTCGCCAATTTTGCTCAG CAACTCTCTCTGAAAGGGTTCGCCGGAGACACAGCCAAGGCCCATGCAAAAACCAGCATGATAGCCGGAGAAGGAGTAAGCAATATTCGAACCGTCGCTGCTTTCAACGCACAAGAGAAGATTCTATCCCTCTTCTGTCACGAGCTCCGTCTCCCACAGCGCCAGAGTCTTCGCCGGAGTCAAACTTCCGGCATCCTCTTCGGTCTCTCTCAGCTAGCTCTATATTCTTCCGAAGCTCTCATCCTATGGTACGGTGCAAATCTAGTTAAAAAAGGTCTCTCCACATTCTCAAAAGTCATAAAAGTCTTCGTAGTCCTAGTCATCACCGCAAATTCAGTTGCGGAAACCGTCAGTCTTGCTCCCGAAATAATCCGGGGAGGGGAAGCTGTCGGATCGGTCTTCTCAATCCTCGACCGTCAGACCAAAATCGAACCCGACGACCCCGAATCCGAAACCGTTGAATCCATCCGCGGCGAAATTGAACTCCGCCGCGTCGAGTTCGTGTACCCATCGAGGCCTGACGTTGTCGTTTTTAAGGACTTCAACCTGAGAATCCGATCCGGCCATAGTCAGGCTCTGGTTGGATCAAGTGGCTCCGGGAAGAGCTCGGTAATCGCGTTAATTGAGCGATTCTATGACCCCTTATCCGGAAAAGTCATGATCGACGGCAAAGATATCCGCAAATTGAACTTGAAATCTTTAAGACAAAAGATTGGTTTAGTCCAACAAGAGCCAGTTCTTTTCGCAGCGAGTATATTCGAAAACATCGCGTACGGAAAAGAGGGAGCAACCGAGGCCGAAGTAACCGAGGCGGCTCGCGCCGCGAACGTGCACACGTTCGTAAGTGCACTCCCCGAAGGATACAAAACGCCAGTGGGAGAAAGAGGGGTTCAATTATCAGGAGGTCAAAAACAGAGGATTGCGATAGCTCGAGCTGTACTAAAGGACCCGAGAGTTTTACTACTAGACGAGGCAACGAGTGCACTTGACGCAGAGTCGGAATGTGTGTTACAAGAGGCACTCGAGAGGCTAATGAGGGGAAGAACAACCGTGGTGGTGGCTCATCGACTATCAACTATTAGGGGGGTCGATAATATCGCGGTTATACAAGACGGGAGAATTGTGGAACAAGGTAGCCATGGCGATCTTATTAGCCGACCCGAAGGGGCCTATTCGAGGCTTTTACAACTCCAACACCACCATATATAA